The Candidatus Zixiibacteriota bacterium genome includes a window with the following:
- a CDS encoding mechanosensitive ion channel family protein: protein MNPIEEVHIAWEDVIHWLTTQGIKLGVILLLTFLALLIVSVIANRLTAIYKRVRDDNEHLKRAETLGSMFRTVMRLAVLSVAVMLILQQLGIEIGPLLAAAGVAGIAIGFGAQHIVQDVANGFFILLDDEIRVGDVVEIADKSGIVERVNLRQVVIRGLDGNVHYIPNSNITVVTNMTKEFSYCLLEIGVAYREDIDEVIEVMAEIGGKLRQDPNYKDYILEDIEILGLDQFGDSALVIKARIKTLPIKQWKIRRAYNRLLKAAFDERNIEIPFPNITLYMGEGKDGSAPPLRIRREDKESVG from the coding sequence GGAGTAATACTGCTTCTCACATTCCTGGCCCTGCTGATCGTGAGTGTCATAGCCAATCGGTTAACCGCAATATACAAACGTGTCCGCGATGATAACGAACATCTGAAACGGGCTGAAACGCTCGGTTCCATGTTCCGCACGGTGATGCGTCTGGCTGTTTTGTCAGTGGCGGTTATGTTGATCCTTCAGCAACTCGGAATAGAAATCGGGCCGCTCCTGGCCGCCGCCGGCGTCGCCGGTATCGCGATCGGCTTCGGAGCCCAACACATTGTTCAGGATGTCGCCAATGGTTTCTTCATTCTTCTGGATGATGAGATTCGCGTGGGTGACGTGGTCGAGATAGCCGATAAGAGCGGGATCGTGGAAAGAGTCAACCTCCGCCAGGTGGTAATTCGCGGTCTTGACGGCAACGTGCACTATATCCCGAACTCCAACATCACCGTCGTAACCAATATGACCAAGGAATTCAGTTATTGCCTGCTGGAAATCGGTGTGGCTTACCGCGAGGATATCGACGAGGTGATCGAAGTGATGGCCGAGATCGGCGGAAAGCTGCGGCAAGATCCCAACTACAAAGACTATATCCTGGAAGATATTGAAATTCTTGGTTTGGACCAGTTCGGCGATTCAGCGCTGGTTATTAAAGCGCGTATCAAAACCCTCCCGATCAAGCAATGGAAAATCAGGCGTGCCTACAACCGGTTGCTTAAGGCGGCGTTTGACGAGCGGAATATCGAGATTCCCTTCCCGAACATTACCTTGTATATGGGTGAGGGCAAGGACGGTTCCGCCCCGCCGCTACGGATTCGTCGGGAAGACAAGGAGTCCGTGGGCTGA
- the def gene encoding peptide deformylase: protein MAERRIVTYGEPVLREVSEPIEKIDQEIKDLVSNMSDTLKKAKGLGLSAVQIGVLKRLFIVDLSAVDITETLRVFINPEIIATEGEQEMEEGCLSFPGIYQRLTRPGKVKVRATDLDGNEFELEATGLAARAVLHEYDHLQGVLFIDHMSPLTRTLLKGRLRKIKTAS, encoded by the coding sequence GTGGCTGAGCGCCGGATTGTAACTTACGGCGAACCCGTTTTAAGGGAAGTTTCCGAGCCGATTGAAAAGATCGACCAGGAAATCAAAGATTTAGTGTCCAATATGTCGGACACTCTGAAAAAAGCAAAGGGTCTGGGCCTTTCAGCGGTCCAGATAGGCGTTCTCAAACGCCTTTTCATTGTTGATTTGTCGGCGGTAGACATTACCGAAACCCTGAGAGTATTCATAAATCCCGAGATTATTGCAACCGAGGGAGAGCAAGAAATGGAGGAAGGCTGTTTGTCCTTCCCCGGGATTTATCAGAGACTCACACGTCCCGGAAAAGTAAAGGTCAGAGCGACCGACCTGGACGGAAACGAATTCGAACTCGAAGCCACAGGATTGGCTGCACGAGCGGTTTTACATGAGTATGACCATCTTCAGGGTGTGCTGTTTATCGATCACATGTCACCGTTAACCCGGACCCTGCTCAAAGGCCGCCTTCGTAAAATAAAGACAGCATCGTAA
- the yajC gene encoding preprotein translocase subunit YajC, with amino-acid sequence MISNWPILMAGGQDGGGGGMITLIWFGLIFVLMYLLMIRPQRKKQKEHEQLLNELKKGDRVVTSGGMFGTIFAIDDDRKIIVLKVGEIKMEFLKSSIAGRVEA; translated from the coding sequence TTGATTAGCAACTGGCCAATATTAATGGCTGGCGGACAGGACGGCGGCGGTGGTGGCATGATCACCCTGATTTGGTTCGGCCTGATTTTCGTCCTGATGTATCTGCTGATGATCCGTCCGCAGCGAAAAAAACAAAAGGAACATGAACAGCTTTTAAATGAGCTGAAAAAAGGTGATAGAGTAGTGACCTCCGGCGGGATGTTCGGAACCATATTCGCCATCGATGACGACCGTAAGATCATCGTCCTCAAGGTTGGCGAAATTAAAATGGAGTTCCTCAAATCCTCGATTGCCGGTCGGGTCGAAGCTTGA